The Mangifera indica cultivar Alphonso chromosome 8, CATAS_Mindica_2.1, whole genome shotgun sequence genome has a window encoding:
- the LOC123222617 gene encoding plastidal glycolate/glycerate translocator 1, chloroplastic, protein MATTPLPSAQYTAASSFAFPTVCINSKPSLSHRPTLVPFHGVRAIHKFPSFKKLDAPITVLGLKSRFPQMDSKRIQKFSVNSLSSDGGSLTTVSQRAFGISHLVVSLGIILAVDKFLKKAFVAAAIKFPSALFGMFCIFSVLMILDSTIPVAATNLMNFFEPALLFIQRWLPLFYVPSLVVLPLSVRDIPAASGLKICYIIVGGWLATLCVAGYTAIAVRKLVKTEMTDAEPMSKPSPFSLTELWAWTGVFLISFVTALFYPTALGTSARTCLPFLLASTVLGYMVGSWLPSDVKKVFHPIICCALSADLAAVAFGYFSRLGLDPVLGYYLTKASPNPGAGDVLMGFLGSVILSFAFSMFKQRKLVKRHASEIFTSVIVSTVFSLYSTAILGRLVRLEPTLIVSILPRSITVALALSIVSLFEGANSSLTAAVVVVTGLIGANFVQATLDRLKFHDPIARGIATASSAHGLGTAALSAKEPEALPFCAIAYALTGIFGSLICSVPAVRQSLLAIVG, encoded by the exons ATGGCTACCACGCCTTTGCCTTCAGCCCAATATACAGCAGCTTCCTCTTTCGCTTTCCCTACAGTTTGCATCAATTCAAAGCCAAGTCTTTCCCACAGACCGACACTTGTTCCTTTCCATGGCGTCAGAGCCATACATAAATTCCCCAGTTTTAAGAAACTGGACGCTCCCATTACAGTTCTTGGACTCAAGTCCAGGTTCCCACAAATGGATTCTAAAAGGATacaaaaattttcagttaattcTTTGAGTTCCGATGGCGGTAGTCTTACAACTGTCTCCCAAAGA gCGTTTGGGATTTCGCACTTGGTTGTGTCACTTGGGATAATTCTTGCCGTGGACAAGTTCTTGAAAAAGGCTTTTGTGGCTGCGGCTATTAAGTTTCCCAGTGCTTTATTTGGGATGTTTTGCATATTCTCCGTTCTGATGATTCTTGATTCTACAATCCCAGTTGCTGCAACAAACTTGATGAACTTCTTTGAGCCAGCGCTTCTCTTCATTCAAAGATGGCTCCCGTTGTTTTATGTTCCATCTTTGGTTGTTCTGCCTCTTTCAGTTAGAGATATTCCCGCTGCTTCAGGCCTCAAGATTTGCTATATTATTG TTGGAGGGTGGTTAGCCACACTTTGTGTTGCAGGTTACACTGCAATTGCAGTGAGGAAACTAGTAAAAACAGAAATGACTGATGCAGAGCCTATGTCCAAACCCTCACCATTTTCTTTGACTGAACTGTGGGCATGGACCGGAGTGTTTCTTATTTCATTCGTCACTGCATTATTTTACCCAACCGCCCTGGGGACAAGTGCTCGAACATGCCTCCCATTCCTACTAGCATCCACTGTGTTAGGCTACATGGTTGGTTCTTG GTTGCCATCAGATGTAAAGAAGGTTTTCCATCCAATTATTTGTTGTGCACTATCTGCAGATTTGGCAGCAGTTGCTTTTGGATACTTCTCGCGATTGGGACTTGATCCTGTTCTAG GTTATTACCTGACAAAGGCATCCCCTAATCCTGGTGCTGGTGATGTTTTAATGGGATTTTTGGGATCTGTCATTCTCTCATTTGCCTTCTCAATGTTTAAACAGAGAAAG CTTGTTAAGAGACATGCTTCTGAAATCTTCACCTCTGTCATTGTATCAACCGTCTTTTCATTGTATTCAACTGCTATTTTGGGACGACTTGTTAGATTAGAGCCAACTTTGATTGTCTCTATTCTCCCCAGATCCATAACCGTCGCTTTAGCCCTCAGCATTGTGTCACTTTTTGAAG GTGCCAATTCATCTCTCACAGCTGCTGTGGTGGTGGTAACTGGTTTGATTGGAGCAAACTTTGTGCAAGCAACTCTTGACAGGCTCAAGTTTCATGATCCCATTGCTCGAGGAATAGCAACAGCATCAAG TGCTCACGGACTGGGAACAGCAGCATTGTCAGCCAAGGAGCCTGAGGCACTTCCGTTTTGTGCCATTGCATATGCACTTACTGGAATATTTGGCTCTTTAATTTGCTCTGTTCCAGCAGTCAGGCAAAGCTTGCTGGCGATTGTTGGCTGA
- the LOC123222854 gene encoding CSC1-like protein At1g32090: MATLADIGVSAFINILSAFAFLLAFAVLRIQPINDRVYFPKWYISGGRTSPRRSRNFVGKFVNLNFMTYFTFLNWMPQALKMSESQIISHAGLDSAVFLRIYILGLKIFVPMTIVALVVLIPVNVSSGTLFFLKKELVVSDIDKLSISNVQPQSVRFFVHIGLEYLFTIYTCYMLYKEYDIVASMRLKFLASQPRRPEQFTVVVRNMPLVSGHSLSDTVDQFFQKNHPDTYLCHQAVYNANKFAKLVRKRDSLRNWLDYNQLKFERHPDKRPTKKTGFLGLWGQKVDAIEYYNQQIGDCEKKMSLERQKILKDSKSVLPVAFVSFKSRWGAAVCAQTQQSKNPTLWLTNWAPEPRDVYWHNLAIPFVSLSIRKLIISLSVFALVFFYMIPIAFVQSLANLEGLERVAPFLRPVIELKFIKSFLQGFLPGLALKIFLFILPTVLMIMSKIEGHIAISNLERRTSAKYYYFMLVNVFLGSIITGTAFEQLHSFLHQSPTQIPRTIGVSIPMKATFFITYIMVDGWAGIASEILRLKPLVIFHLKNMFIVKTERDREKAMDPGSVDFPETLPSLQLYFLLGIVYAVVTPILLPFMLIFFAFAYLVYRHQIINVYNQQYESAGAFWPHVHSRIIASLLISQLLLLGLLSTKEAANSTPLLIALPILTLAFHKYCKHRFEPAFRKYPLEEAMAKDIMDQTTETELNLKAYLADAYLHPIFQSLQEEEEEEKVEIRMDKHQVHTGSPLNSEPSSPSATHHVHHSPSSSPQYVYHHSSFPDYIYPPAPPSHDPYHYES; encoded by the exons ATGGCTACTCTTGCTGATATTGGGGTGTCtgcatttattaatattctttctGCATTTGCATTCCTGTTAGCTTTTGCTGTGCTCAGAATTCAACCCATCAATGACAGAGTTTACTTTCCCAAGTGGTACATTAGTGGAGGGAGAACCAGCCCCAGAAGGTCTAGGAACTTTGTGGGTAAATTTGTCAATCTCAATTTCATGACATACTTTACTTTCTTGAACTGGATGCCTCAGGCTTTGAAGATGTCTGAGTCTCAGATTATCAGCCATGCCGGTCTTGACTCTGCCGTCTTCTTGAGAATTTACATTCTTGG cttaaagatttttgtaccaatGACAATCGTGGCACTCGTGGTTCTCATTCCAGTCAATGTGTCAAGTGGtacattgttttttttaaagaaagaattgGTTGTAAGTGATATTGATAAGCTTTCAATATCtaatgttcaacctcaatctgTAAG GTTCTTTGTCCATATAGGATTGGAATACTTGTTCACAATATATACATGTTACATGCTTTACAAGGAATATGATATTGTAGCATCAATGAGGTTGAAGTTTTTGGCATCCCAACCTAGACGTCCAGAACAATTCACT GTGGTTGTCAGGAATATGCCACTTGTTTCTGGTCATTCTTTATCAGATACTGTCGACCAATTCTTTCAAAAGAATCACCCTGATACTTATCTTTGTCACCAG GCAGTTTACAATGCAAACAAATTTGCTAAGCTGGTGAGGAAAAGAGACAGTCTACGAAATTGGTTGGACTATAACCAACTAAAGTTTGAAAGACATCCTGATAAAAGGCCCACTAAAAAG ACAGGATTTTTGGGGCTTTGGGGTCAAAAAGTTGATGCTATAGAATACTACAATCAACAAATAGGGGATTGCGAGAAAAAA ATGTCATTGGAGCGGCAGAAAATTCTGAAGGACTCAAAATCTGTTCTTCCAGTGGCCTTCGTTTCATTTAAATCACGTTGGGGAGCTGCTGTTTGTGCACAGACACAACAAAGCAAGAATCCTACTCTATGGTTGACAAATTGGGCCCCAGAACCTCGAGATGTTTATTGGCATAACTTGGCTATACCATTTGTTTCATTAAGCATCCGGAAACTGATTATATCATTGTCTGTGTTTGCTCTGGTTTTTTTCTATATGATACCTATAGCTTTTGTACAATCCCTTGCAAATTTGGAGGGTCTTGAAAGAGTTGCTCCATTCCTCAGGCCTGTGATAGAATT GAAATTCATCAAATCATTCCTCCAGGGTTTCCTTCCTGGTCTTGCTCTTAAAATCTTCTTGTTCATACTTCCAACAGTCTTGATGATAATGTCAAAGATTGAGGGACATATTGCTATATCAAATCTGGAACGAAGGACATCAGCAAAGtactattatttcatgttggTTAATGTCTTCTTAGGAAGTATCATTACTGGAACAGCTTTTGAGCAACTGCACTCTTTCCTTCATCAATCACCAACCCa GATTCCTAGAACCATCGGAGTATCCATACCAATGAAAGCCACATtctttattacatatataatggTTGATGGGTGGGCTGGCATTGCAAGCGAGATTCTCCGATTAAAACCGTTGGTCATCTTTCATCTCAAGAACATGTTTATTGTGAAGACTGAAAGAGACAGAGAAAAGGCAATGGACCCAGGCAGTGTCGATTTCCCAGAAACTCTCCCAAGTCTCCAGCTATACTTCCTTCTAGGAATTGTCTATGCTGTGGTTACACCAATTCTTCTTCCTTTTATGCTGATTTTCTTTGCCTTTGCCTACTTGGTGTATCGTCACCAG ATAATTAATGTCTACAATCAACAATATGAGAGTGCTGGTGCATTCTGGCCACATGTGCACAGCCGCATAATAGCAAGCTTATTGATATCTCAACTTCTGTTGTTGGGTCTTCTTAGTACCAAGGAAGCTGCCAATTCTACTCCTCTGCTTATTGCCTTGCCGATATTGACGTTAGCTTTCCACAAGTACTGCAAACATCGGTTCGAACCTGCATTTAGAAAGTACCCACTTGAG GAGGCAATGGCTAAGGACATTATGGATCAAACCACTGAAACTGAACTAAATTTAAAGGCATACCTGGCCGATGCTTACTTGCACCCAATTTTTCAGTCattgcaagaagaagaagaagaagaaaaggtgGAAATTAGAATGGACAAACACCAAGTTCACACTGGCAGCCCATTGAATAGCGAACCAAGTTCCCCTTCTGCAACCCACCATGTTCATCATTCTCCATCCTCCTCACCACAGTATGTCTATCATCATTCTTCCTTTCCTGATTACATCTATCCGCCCGCGCCTCCATCCCATGACCCCTATCATTACGAAAGTTGA
- the LOC123222712 gene encoding uncharacterized protein LOC123222712, whose product MRGVRKQGTGNYTNPCLTMHQPWASLLVYGIKRIEGRSWPAPVRGRLWIHAASKVPEEATIKAMEDFYREIYALNGINDLKFPRHYPVSRLLGCVEVVGCVKREEAANWEVLPEGVRLEAQTEFCWLCENPQKLLIPFEMRGYQGVYNLEKKIYEAAIRSLTLVESPLPVKFPLPDAQDPFSLKPGSISAQVPEKKSSVVEKSSNLVAAIAGAQAAATQFNKKNQDLQMNVIQNEESYSLRSRSKNKAVEEDGFDEGTSDFTEGKESYRVNHVESRSHNQPRTDLKQHSGPPSKIFAAALRGLKPS is encoded by the exons ATGAGAGGAGTAAGAAAACAAGGAACGGGAAACTACACAAACCCATGTTTGACCATGCATCAGCCATGGGCTTCCCTTCTCGTTTATGGGATCAAACGCATTGAAGGCCGTTCTTGGCCTGCCCCTGTCAGAg GTCGTCTTTGGATTCATGCTGCTAGTAAGGTGCCTGAAGAAGCTACAATTAAAGCAATGGAGGACTTTTACAGGGAAATTTATGCACTCAATGGGATTAATGATCTCAAGTTTCCTCGGCATTATCCTGTTTCAAGACTTTTAG GGTGCGTTGAAGTAGTTGGCTGTGTTAAGCGTGAAGAAGCAGCAAACTGGGAAGTGTTACCTGAAGGG GTGAGGCTAGAAGCACAAACAGAATTTTGCTGGCTTTGTGAAAATCCTCAG AAATTGTTAATCCCATTTGAGATGCGGGGATATCAAGGTGTTTATAACTTGGAAAAGAAG ATATATGAAGCTGCAATTAGGAGTCTCACTCTAGTTGAAAGTCCACTGCCAGTAAAATTTCCACTTCCAGATGCACAGGATCCTTTTTCCTTGAAACCAGGATCTATATCAGCTCAAGTCCCTGAAAAGAAATCATCTGTGGTggaaaaatcatcaaatcttgTTGCGGCCATTGCTGGTGCACAAGCAGCAGCTACACAGTTCAACAAAAAGAATCAAGATCTGCAAATGAATGTCATACAAAATGAGGAATCTTACTCCTTAAGAAGTCGATCAAAGAACAAAGCAGTGGAAGAGGATGGTTTTGATGAGGGTACTTCAGATTTTACCGAGGGCAAAGAAAGCTATCGCGTTAATCATGTGGAAAGTAGGAGCCACAATCAACCTCGGACAGATTTGAAACAGCATAGTGGGCCTCCTTCCAAA attttcgccGCGGCATTGAGAGGCCTGAAGCCATCATGA